In Desulfoferula mesophila, the genomic window CACCGGCTCCGGTGAAGCTCAGGCCCCGCCGGGCCAGGAGATAGGGAGCGGCCGCGATGCGGCTCGCCCGGCCCAGGGGCTCCTCCACCAGGTTGAACACCGCCTCGGGCCGCCGGGCGGTCAGGCGCTGCAGAGTGGCGGACAGGGGGCTTTCCCAGGCCATCAGCTCGGCCTGGTGGCCCAGCTCGCCCAGGCAGCGGGCCGCCTGCCGGGCCTGCACCAGGTTGTCGGCTAGGTCCGGGCGCGCGCCTTCATTCACGGCGTCATGCAAGACCACGATGCGCACGGCGGCCTCAGGACGGGCGGGGCGCGGCCGGGCCCCGCTCCAAGGCCGAGGCCACGATGCGCTCGATGAGCTTGACGTAGGGCAGGCCCACCAGACCGCAGAGGATGGGCAGATCCGAGTGTTCGGGGTGCAGCCCGGCCAGGGGGTTGACCTCCAGAAAAGAGGGCTTGCCCGCCGCGTCGCAGCGGAGGTCCACCCGGCCGGCGTCGCGGCACTCCAGGCCCCGCCAGCAGGACAGGGCCAGCTCGCCGGCCTCGCCGGCGATGGAGCCCTTGACCCGGCGGTAGGACACCAGGCTCTCGCACTCTTCCTTGTTGCGCCAGGAGTAGGCGTCTGCGTCGGCCCCGGCCTTGAGGGTCACTTCCATCACCCCGATTACCCGCGCCTTGGCCCCAGTGCCCACGATGCCCACCGTGAACTCGCGGCCGGGCAAAAAGCTCTCAACCAAGACCGGCTGGTCGTAGCGCGCGATGAGTTCGGCGCAGGCGGCGGTCAGATCCTCGCGGCCGGTCACCTTGGAGGCGGCATCCACCCCCCGGCCGGTGCCTTCGGCCACCGGCTTGACAAACAGGGGCCATCCCAGGCCGATGGACCCGGCCTGCCCCGCCTCGGCCACCACCGCGAATTCCGGCGTGGCCAGGCCCAGGTCGCGCACCACCCGCTTGGCCATGCCCTTGTGCAGGGTGAGGCCCAGGGTCATGGGGTCGGAGAAGGTGTAGGGGACGCCGTAGTATTCCAGCAGGGCCGGCACCAGGGCCTCGCGGCCGTAGCGCCCCAGGCCCTCGGCGATGTTAAATACCATTTCCCAGCGCTCGCCCCGGCTCAGGGCCGCCACCAGGTTAGGCAGCGAGCCGATGCGCACCGGGTCGTGGCCCAGCGAGGCCAGGGCCTGCTCAATGCCCTCGATGGTGCGGGGGCCGTCGAACTCGGCC contains:
- a CDS encoding D-alanine--D-alanine ligase family protein is translated as MLIGLTYDLRSEYLELGYSEEQVAEFDGPRTIEGIEQALASLGHDPVRIGSLPNLVAALSRGERWEMVFNIAEGLGRYGREALVPALLEYYGVPYTFSDPMTLGLTLHKGMAKRVVRDLGLATPEFAVVAEAGQAGSIGLGWPLFVKPVAEGTGRGVDAASKVTGREDLTAACAELIARYDQPVLVESFLPGREFTVGIVGTGAKARVIGVMEVTLKAGADADAYSWRNKEECESLVSYRRVKGSIAGEAGELALSCWRGLECRDAGRVDLRCDAAGKPSFLEVNPLAGLHPEHSDLPILCGLVGLPYVKLIERIVASALERGPAAPRPS